Sequence from the Chelonoidis abingdonii isolate Lonesome George chromosome 1, CheloAbing_2.0, whole genome shotgun sequence genome:
TTCTCCCTGCTTTTTCCCAGCTAGGCCTTGTCTGGGATCTTTTGCAGATGACCACTTGGGCAGAGCGTGAGTTTTTGTGTAAAGAGAGGCACACCGCATGGCCAGGGTTTTCCCCAAGAGCTTATCATAAACTGGCAGTTGCGAGACCACCATGCACAGACATCAAGATCAAAGTTCGTCAGAACCTGCGCTGCCCCTGGGAAGATACTAGCCGCTGGCACATCTGGGGATACCACACCTGGCTGGATGTAGGGAGGCTGCCACCACTCTTCCCTTCAAGGCCGGACATACCTTATGACAGCAACGTGTGGCGATGGATTACTGCTCCCAGGACATACTGCATGCCCCAGCCGCCCGTTCCGCCTCCCTCAGAGATGGATGGGAACACTTACCTCAAGTTCATTGCCCAGGGAGCTCTGTTTTTAGACAAGAAACATACGGAAAGAGCTGTAGCCCAAATACAGAAAGAGCTACAGGAATGCAAGCGACTGAAGATGATGAGAGAGTGCCGAGCTCCCCCCATAAACAGCCAGAGAAATATTTTGCCTCCTCAGGACTTCAACCGGTAAGAAGCACTGATTTCCCCATGCCTCATCAGTTGCTGTGGAGCACATGGCAGGGCATGGAAACTTAACCACCAGCTCACAAAGGATTGGTGGTAGGTGGGCTTCTAACTACATATGAAACATCTAGCATTGCCTATTGTCTGGCACTGGATAGCTGGGCAGATTTTATAGACTCCGATTTTATAATTCCTGGGTTACATCGTGGTCATAACATTGCTGGTGTCTCCCCTCCACAGGAGAGGAGGTCCAATGGACTGTGCACTGCATTAGAAGAGTGCTTGTTTCCAAGTCatttgtgtgatcttgggcaacaGTAATCAGTGTTCTGTCCTCAGATTTTgcctctgtaaaatagggataatggaGTCATAGATTCTAacaccagaaggaaccatcagctatgttagatattaggaaaatttttGTAACTATGAGGGTAGTTAAGCCCCCCTCACtggagtttttaagaacaggttggacaaacacctgtcagcgatGGTccagatttacttggtcctgcctcgtCGCAGGGGGATGggcttgatgacctctcaaggtcctttccagccccacatttctatgattctgtcatctagtctgaccttcttctgtatatcacaggtcaccaacaccacccagccacCCCCGCACCAAGCCACTAATCAGAATCAGACCAAAGTAGGCCATCCCTTAGGAGACAACACTTCTCTGTATCACTGGCCGAGAATAGGAGGGATGGAGCAATGGTCCCTGTAATGGCCGGGAATTCGTGTAGTGAGCTGTACACAGATAACACTCCCCTTCCTTTGGAAAACACGGAGACGTTATAGATGAAGAGCTATGGCAGGGGAAAGGAAATAGAAAGGGAGCCTCCTTCTAATCACCTTTTCCACGTGCAACCCTGTGCTAATAGTGACCAACAGTCCCTTCCCCTGCCTAGCACTACACTTCTCAGTATCCCCTGATGCAGTTTTCAGTTCTCCAGGGACCAATGGTGGGTTAATGCACGGGTCCATGTCTAGTGGCCCCGGCCAATTTGGGAGCCCCTGCAGGAGTACCAGAACCTGTAAACCTGTATAGAAGTGGAGAGGTCACCAGTGCCAGAACtgtggccctgctcctcctcttccccctctgtggaccccatcccctgggcaggctggaagctgcagccaggCAACGGTAAGAGCCAGTTGAGGAGcctggggtgctgtggggagccctagGTGGGGAGGCTCAAAAGCAGTCCCTGGCCAACCGCctctctggggctccccacagcagcctgggttCCCTGGGTGGCTTTTACCATGTCCTGGCTCAGGATTCCATCCTGACCAGGGCCCTGCggggaaaaggaggagcaggaggcagtGCCCCATGgcgaggtgggggggggcaaatgTTCTTTGTAACCAGGGTCCCAAAAAATCTTAATCTGCCTTTGCCAAGGATAGCCTGGTTCTCTCCGAAAAGCTTAACCTTAACTCTGAGGAGAAAGCTTAGTCCCTACAGAGCCGAGCACCCCGGTCTTGAGTTCCCTGAGCACTCACTCGAGTAATGCTTTAATCCTTGGCATGGAATGCCATTGCCAACGTGGAGCCAAAACTCCACATCAGCAACTGAGGTgcaaacaccatccctgcccttgGAGCCCTGACTAACTAGGGGATGGGTAGGgaatggcctctccaccccaaccccagcacaCCCTTAGCTGGCTACAGAGCTGGCAGAAGATCACACCCCTGCTGATAAGGTCTTTTCCTACTGGAAGATGAAGATGCCATTCAGGTAGAAGCTACAGGAGAGGACATGTGCAGCAGGTACAGGAAGCAGCCTGGGTATGTGGCCACCATGGCCTGTCTACACAGACAATATTGACAGACTCAAGGTAGTGGGGCTCGCGCTGGCACTCTGAAaatagacagcactttgaagctgtggctcaggctggcatttgggctctgaagcctaaggAGGGGAGTAGGCTTCAGAGCGTGAGTCCCAACTACAGCTTCAAAGAGCTGTCTACACAGCTGGTTTTAGAGCGCTGGAGcaagccctgctagcccaagtctgttgacctgggctggaaggctcagTGCTGTGGGCTGCATAGTCATACCTTATGATCTTTTGTAACCACCACATGCAGAGAGTAGGGCAACCTAGAAGAACACAGAGATGTTTAGAAGAGAAGTGTGGTAGTTGCTGAATGTACTTAGTAGCTATTTCTAAAGCTGTACTGAAAGTTTCCATTAAGGGCAGGTAGTCTTGCAGGTACCACACATTCAACCTCTGAGAGCAGAGCCAATCAGAGTTCAGGTGGAAAAGATTATAAATATGGGAGTTGCAGACAGCCCGTCGGACTTAGCGACTGATCAGTGCAGGACCAAGAGATGTGTCTGCAGTGGAGGCTGTCTCCTAACACCTGTGCAGCTTTGGACAGAGGCTGAAGCTCTAGAAACTGTGGAGACTGTTGGCTATCGGACTGGAATTGCTGTTGGCTGCATGGAGTTTCTGACAATTTTGCTGAGGAGATTCTGAGGTGTTTGGCAGGGTACTGAGAGGCTGCCATTTTTCTTGGACTCTGGAGAATCCAGGTGACACCTACATTTTATGCCAAATCTCAGAGGGGAATGTATCTGCATGTGTGTACCAAAGTACAGAAGTTGATATGCTCTGTAGAAACAGGGGACTGATCTATATAACAACAAAATGGGGAAGTCTGGATAAGTAACGCCAATAGCTTGACTCTCTAGGTAGTTTTGTTTAAGAAATTATTCAAAAATACagtttgcaaatatttgtgtACGTATTAAATGGTGGTTCACTAAGAAGCTGTATGGTACTCTCTCAAGCTGACTGGCAAATGTTAATACTGACGTCCAGGGGCTTTGCACACCATAGCTCTGAGGTTAGCTCTGTGTATGTTTTCTTTATACTTTTCTGCATAGAATGCACTCTGATCTGTACTTCTGCAGAGCAGTAAGCTGAGGTGTAGGAAAAAGGAGAATGTAGTAGTTATAGATATTACCTCAGCGCTCCCCCAGCCTATTACAATTGACTACATGCAAGAATCCCCCAGAGCCCATGGGGAAGAAGGTGCTGTGATCTGTGACTACAGGACCTATGTTGCTGAGCCATCtggactgtttgtttgctgacaaTGGTGTTGGAGTGATTCCTGGGTGTATTTCCGCCTCTCCAAAGGCTGAATGAGAGTTCTCCACCCCAAGGCAAGGGGTGGGAGTTTGGAAaaacctaactccaggagagaaGCCCCAGCACACCAACAAGCAACTTCTTCCTGCTGTGGAAGCCTGGCTCAGACACACCCCCACTTCCTGTTAAGGTTTCATGCTGAACACAATAGTTCCATCAGCTATTTCCTGTACCAATAAGTACTGTAAGTAGACTGACCACTAGAGAGCACTCACAGCATAGAAATTAGGAATGAAACATATTAGCTCATCTATGCAGCTAGGGTTGTTTCAAGTTCAGTAAATTTCCTAGTGCTGTGTCTAGCCTAGCTTAGAAGTCCCAAGGGATGAGgcttccactacttcccttggaagactATTTTACAGCTGCCCTAATGCATCCGTCCACCAGGAAGTTTCCTCCACCTCCCTGATATTCTGCCTAAACGTTAGTCCCTTCGTTTCATACCATTATTCCTCATTATACTGCCATGAAGCAGCTTAAATAATTGCAGGCTCTCAGTGGTATCCGAGTGACTGGTAAATATTACTCGAAGCCAAATTATTTAAGTACTGTAGGTCCTTAATTCTCCTTGTTGTGTTCTCTCCCCTTTGCACGCATATGTTGCTGTGCCTGCTGGAGCCCCTGGAAGATGCCTATTCCTTTCAGACAAGGAGGTTCAGGCTAAGTCTGGCTGTAGGACAGGACACCACTCCTCCCTAGTATTGATCAGGGGATCATGCTAATGGCTAATAGGTCTGTACTCCTATGAGCAGGTTCTCCATTCCTGTGACTGAGGTCAGTCTTGAAGAAAGTTCTCCAGCAGACAGGGAGACCTTTACTCAGCGCAGCATGGTAACCAAGTATATTACCCCCTTCTACAGAGAGAATTAGTATTTACGGTCGGACCCTAATAATCTACCATCCCTTCAATCCTATGGGAGCTAGCTAAGTCATGGAAAAAACAGCAATTTGTCTGGAAATTTAACACATTGATCCTCCCTTCCTTTTCGACAGATACAGACACCTGACTGCAGGAAGAGGCCTGCAATCTCTCTCTGTCCAGCTGCAGCCAGTCAGACCTGCAACTAGAGACTGTTGGAATTGGCCTTGCCCCAGCCTCCAACCCCATTACCAGGAGGCAGCACAGAGACTTGCCTTGAGGAACAGCAGTCCAATCTATGACGAGTTGCTGCAGAAATACCAGGAGCTGGCTGTGTCTGGGAGATAAACAGGATACTGTAACACTCCCAGCAAACAGAACCCAGAACTCTAGAGGGGCTAATTCTAAGACTCAAGAGGCCTGTTGGGGGCTATAAGCAGGGGACCCAACTATGTGGGATTGCACAAGCCGTTATGTCAGAGGACAGCAACCAGCACCCCAAATACCGAGAGTGCACGGGTGATGTAGGCAGGATCTGCCAGGGATCAGGCATCCCCAAAACAGCAAGATACCTCTGCCATTTGATATCATATATCATCATCCAGGAACCTCCACCACAAAAACACTAATGCAACAACTTGGCTTTAAAACAGCTTGGGAGTCCCCAGCACTAAGGCCTACCTGCAGCGCTTAGGTAGTACTAAGTCATGTTGATTGCCCATATTTCCCTTTACGTCTTGGATTTTGGATGTTTACCGTTGAGCAGGCCTGCATTCTGATAGCCCTAGAGTCTCTGGCACCTGCCCAGGAAGATCTCCTTCTCTTTCCAGCAGTGAACTAGGTGGGTGCTGAGCTTTCAGGTATCCCCAGCTACAACTAGGAAGTCCTGTTGCCCCTCTTCAAGGTTGTCCACATCAGAGATCAGTCCCTTGATTCTTGTATAAAATGCTGAGTAGGTGGGTTGAAGCTTTCAGTTTGATTTGTGCTGGATGGGAGCTGTAACAAGGCAGTGTGTGGTGCTTGGTTAGGATGCGTGGGAGTGGTCTGTTACTAGGAAGAAAGGTTGGTCAGTATGTATCACTTGGTCTTTCTGTCAATGGTAGGGGAAGGTGTGTGGCTTAGTTGAAATAGGGGTATGGAAGATTGGGAGGGTCAGTAACGGGGTGCAAGGCCTGGCTGGCATTGAGGGAGGGGATTCTGTCCCTGGGAGGAGAGCTCAGGGTGTATGTGTGGGGTGGGTATCAGGTCAGAGGGACAAGTCAGCATGGGGTCCAATGGGACACAGAGTTTGCCTGACATGATAAGGTTGTACCTAGGCAGAGGATTCATGAGGCATATTTGCCTGAGGGGTGGAAGGCAACCACGAGGCAGGATCATTCTACCTGGTGCACAGCTTTCTATATGTGGGTAGGGTTTGCATCAATCAAACTTTCCATCTTCAGGTTCAGTATTTTATTTTCCTGCCTCAGGAAGAGCTTGGCAAACCAGTGGTAACTCTCCTCTTCCACATCCTCTTGTGGACTAGGCAAATACTTCAGAGCACATCACACACAACGGAGTCATTCAGTAACATTCCCCTGCTCTTACTGCAGAGCACTTTCCACAGAGATGCCACACATGAGAATTCTGAGACCACCACTTAGGAGAGATTCTAGGTGGACCCAGgttagagggcttattccttcaccctctcacttccctggtcagAGAGCAGCAATATCTGATGGAGTCAACAATTCAaagtttattggggtgaacttccagcaagcaatgattccaatttccttcctcagtgtcccacttcccagctctgacaccacagagccttgcctgtgtccctgttcccattcccccccttagcaaaacatgattccaattcccctctcccctacttcctgattgactgcagactatatagtaaaacttgagttctgcttagctctgaaaccaatcctaacatactgtaacatgattatctaaccaattatatcccatcaccttaattggtttacacccaacaaaattaattatacaacagacagaaacaatcacaaaaccagcagagattatacagacaaacaatagggaaatggggactacagtgatagaacaataaagaaatgagattttcacaccccagctattgataagtgagttcttgccagacaggatactatcaaactaagttttctttaaatcttgtaggctctttcctttctctggaggtgatagatggGATcacccagggccatccttacccatacacaaagtatgcagctgcatatggcaccaggaaacttggggcaccaaattttCCCTATTTCCTCCCCCAGCTCACAGACTGTTTTGCAAAAGCTCCCGCTTCTAAAGGTGCTGGGGCCTTGTCTTTTCCTCCAGCACATGTTGAAGACGGATGCCACTGAAAAAGCCCTTGGATATTCAAAACAGATGTTttatgaaaaaggaaacaaaagttgCTAGACCGTTGGCTGGAAAGCATAAAGAGATTCAAGAGCAAAGTATTATTCCACCAATTAAAAACAATCAGCAAAAGATAGTTACACACCTTAACAAAACAAGTGTCATTTATGATAAAAACCATAGACTGAAAACCTTAGATACTCCAAGCTCTGAAGCTGTTCACCAATATCTGGAAGTAACAGGCTTGCCAAAGAAGAGCAAAACTGATAAAGAAATTTTAGAGGAAGAAATAACAGATGAAGAAATGATAGATGCAATAGCAAGTATGAAAGTCGTAAAACTCCAGGACCTGAGGGCTTTTCGCCTTACCTTTTTGCAAGGTATTTAAGGAGGTATTAGTGGGTCCCTTGAGAGTTACCCTCAGTGACATTCTGTTAAGGGAGGAAGTTCCACAACCTATGAAAGAAGCTACTGTGGTGCTTCTCCCTAAAGTTGGAAAAGACCTATCTTATGCAGCTCCTATAGACCCATAGCCCTGCTGAATCATGGAATAAGGATTTTAGCAAAAATATTAGCTAGCCAATTGTGGTCCATGCTCTCAGCTTATATATATCCTGATCAAACAGGATTCATTAAGTAGAGACAAATGTCAGACAACATTCAGAGAGTACTTGGAACCATCCATAATGCCAGATCTAAAAAAGATCCATTTCTCTTCTTATCTCTTGATGCAGAAAAAGCCTTTGATAGGAACTGCCTGTTTCAAGTCCTATGCAAATGCACTTTCCTTAAATGGATATCTGCTCTTTACACCAGTCCCAATGCAGCTGTGTGAGTTAATGGGGTTACAGCTCCTGTTTGAATTACACAGAGAGACCACGCAGGGATGTCCCTTGTCTCCTTTTTGCACTGGTCATGGATCTTTTTGCACAGAGGATAAAGAACAATGAATTTTTTCACAGGAATAAAACTTGCAAGAACACATCAGAAAATAGCTTTATATATGCATCTGATGTAGTAttatttttatctaaaccaaATATTGCCCTAAAATTAGTTTCTAGAGAAATCCGGGACTTTGAGAAAGCAGCTGCAGTTAAAGTAAATTATGCCAAATCTGAAGTGCTAGCTATAAATTAGTTCGATTCTGAAAAGTCATTCCTCAAGAAAACACGTGGGTACAAATGGGCAACAAACTCTATAAGACACCTGGAAATTCAAATCTCAAACAGCCTAGAAGAGCTTTATGACTTAAATGTCAAACTTCAGTAAATGAAAAAAGATCTGGACTGTCTTTCTTGTTTCAAAATCTTCCTATAATCACCCCAGATAAAACCCTAGCAGGAATACAGAGGATGTTCTTAGAATTTATATGGAATAAGAAAAGACCAAGAATGGGTACAGATACTTTGTACAGACCTATTGAACTATCTGTTCCAAATATTCTATGGTATTATCAAATCAGTCAGCTCAAAGCAATAGTGATCTGGGGATGCTGTAAACTCAGCCAAATAGTAGGTCTTTGGTGAACAAGAAAGTTGTGACCATGGAAACACTGCTAGACCACCAtggattaattaattaaaaaaatgtatactgCTCCTTTAGCAAAGACTACTCTATATCTCTGCGTTAGACCTGGAGACAGGACAATTTTTTTCGCTAGCCAACGATACCCTTTGCAAATAATTCAGATTTTAACCCAAATCGCAAACTAGAGAGCTTCAAAGATTGGGAGACCCATGGAATACACACGATTGGCCAGCTAttcagaaaataaacttttaacaaACTTATTTGGAGACCAAAGCTAACTTTACCTGTCCCACTCTTCCATGGTGGCAACACTTTCAAGTCAGGCATTAATTATCTCTCTCAACTTTCTAGAGAACCTGTTTTATACAGAAAGTTCACTTTAATAGAAGTGATGGCATCTGATCAATTAGGAAACAAAAAATTATAATGAATGTGTATCAATCTTTGCAGATAACTTGCCTAACAATCCAACAACAACAATAAAGCCCACATATGACACTTGGATATTTGGTTACCTTTTACACAGTACTCAAAAGTACATTCAcctgcgcgcgcgcgcgcacacacacacacacccctatccattttttaaaatattaatatttgataGACATGCCTGGTTTGTGAAATGTGTAATCAGAGGTCACgctgtttaataaaatcactaaaaAAAATGACATGTCAGGGATGCTGTAATGATGCTTATTCTGTAATCCAGTAACAGggtggggatagctcagtggtttgggcattggccttctaaacccaagattgtgaattcaatccttaagggggccatttagggatctggagcaaaaatctgactggggattggtcctgctttgagcaggggctgggactagatgacctcctgaggccccttccaactctgatattctatgaacaccCTGTTAAAAAGGTTCCTCTATAGTCTCCTTAAACAAAAGCTCACTATTGTAATTATTGATTTGTTTCTGCTATTTACAAAGCAAGGATTTGTGATCCCATTaatacttcctaaataaatattaatatttttttttaaaagtcacaatTAGAACTGGAAGAAAAATTCTTTTGAAGCTCTTTCCTGTCCCTTTTGTCTCCTTTTTTCCACTTGCAaaaaggaaaaaggcaaatgGGATGGGGGATGCCaaaactgggggcaggggagagtttTCTTTCAGAGCTAATTTGTTTTTTTGGTCATTTGTGGGGAAGGGggcttggttaaaaaaaaaaagaggacactttaaaagacaaaaatcttTTGAAATGTTGTTGTGAATCATACTTGGAATTTTTGACCTGCTCTGTATGCAACCTTCTGCAAAGAGCAAATATATGTTCAGTCTTGCTGACTGATCTGGCATAAAAGcaaacaaagagagaaagaacCAATATTAAGTCTCCATGTGTACGTCAGAGAGTGAGATTTTCTGCAACAGCTGCTGGCCTGAATAGTCTCACACAGAGACACACTATGCAAGTAAAGGTGCAGTACATACAAAGTAGCCTTATACTGTACGTTGCTACGTACACCACACTTTAACAGCAGGCTATTGGTTACCACAGTGATGGATGTGGTAAAAGAACCTGAAGCGAATAATAGGTAATGCCACCacgagggagaaaaaaatctaatgttttttaaaaaattagtttaatctaggaccacaaacactaaaatacTTTAATCATAAGgccttattttaatttttgtataaatCTAAATTAATAAACATGACTCTTAAATGGGGTCACTATAGATGAGAGTTAAGGATCTTCAGGGGCTTCAATGTGCTTTTCCATAGCTTATCGTGTTTACATttctttaactctgaatttcttgggtTTTGGGACTTTTCTGCACTTGAAAGTTCTTTCAGATTAAGGTAAAGTGTGAATTTTGAAGTGCAATAGCTATTCCGGAATAGCATAGTCCAGTTAATTTCCCCTTACAGACAAGCCTTAAAACACTTGCTTTAGGGATAATTACAAAATCCCTTAGTGCATTATatctatggtgaccagatgtcccatttttaaagggacagtctcattttttgggacttttttttatataggcgcctattacccccctccgttttttcacagttgctatctggtcaccagtatcagaggggtagccgtcttagtctggatctgtaaaagcagcagagaatcctgtggcaccttatagactaacagacgttttggagcacgagctttcgtgggtgaatacccacttcatcagatgcatgtagtggaaatttccaggggcaggtatatatatgctagcaagcaagctagagataacgaggttagttcaatcagggaggatgaggccctgttctagcagttggaCGTGtggaaaccaagagaggagaaactggttctgtattttGGCAAAGCCATTCAACAGTCTTTGTTCAATTCTGAGCtatggtcaaatttgcagatgactgagcTCAGAGTTCTCTCTTTGAAGTTGGTCTGagttttttggctgcaggatggcaccttaagtctgctataagTGGTGgccgggaggttgaagtgttccctacaggtttttggtatattgccattcctaatatctgatatGCCATTCAAATAATATctgaatggcaatatacaaaaacctgtaggagagcacttcaaccttccCTGCCACCTATAGCAGACCTACGGTGGCCATCCGCatgcaaaaaaattcaggacagacttcaaagagaactgctgagcttcaattcatctgcaatttgacaccatcagctcaggttgaacaaaaGACTGTGATAGGCTGCActacagaccagtttctcctccttggttttcacacctcaactgctagaacagggcctcatcctccctgattgaactaacctcattatctctagcttgctagcatatatatacctgcccctggaaatttccactacatacatctgacgaagtgggtattcacccatgaaagctcatgctccaaaacgtctgttagtctataaggtgccacaggattctctgctgcttttatgattctatgatcattcCACATACAGAACAAAATAATTAGAGAGAGAATTGTTTGTGGCTGGGAGCATTTGGCAGTTCCCTTCCTGAGGCCTGGTACTTTAATACTAATGCTTTGCTGGAGCAGGAATCTATCTTCTTAGTATTGTCATCTGTTGGTTGAAAGCAAACATGACAGACACCCCAGACAATGCTTCTCTCCATTTCTCTTCAGCCATGTTCTCCTTTCTAACTCCTCTCCTGAGCATTTTCCTCTTTGCTCCATTCTCCACCTTGTCTTGGTTGCTGTCTCTCTGTGCTCATTCCATCTCTCCCCTTAGCCACTCTCTTATAGCCTTGTTTACAGGTTCCTCCAACTGGCTCTCCATTACTCTCTGGAGACCCTGCCAAGGAAGTGACCTCTCCTGTAGTGGGACATATTGAAGACTTACACTGGGCTGCTAGGAGCAGGTGTGGTGCTGCCTGTTTCTCACCCTCAGTTCTGTAACACTaacagaccctggttgttggAGGGTGGGACTGAACCAGGGACTTCTGGAGCTCAGTGCATAAGCCTCTACCGCATGACCTAAAAGCCAACTCactgttagctaaggctatacagcaaactcatttaactctctgtaagtggtctcggtgccattagatgggacagaacaccacacacaggaggtgtgtgggttacactccCACCTGCCTTTTGACTTGGGCTTTTCCTCATTGTCCTCACTTTGGCCTTTTACCTTCTATCTAGGACAAGCTCACAGTGGagcaggtatttctttggtgcctGCCTTCCTTGGTCCCAACTCTTCACACCTGGATTGGGATGAATCCCgctctttctctttcctgtttGATATGTTGGTGTTTGTAAGGCTGCTCTCTTTGTAGCTCCCCCCCAACCCTTCCCTAGCCCCAGTTCTTATTTTGTGCCCTTATTAGTcgcttttctcttcctcctgcttcaAAGGCCTCGTGGGTCCCCTCCGGCTCAGCAGCTCT
This genomic interval carries:
- the TEX52 gene encoding testis-expressed protein 52 isoform X1, coding for MTRTLGWLRSLLRAGFIKCFLPAFSQLGLVWDLLQMTTWAEREFLCKERHTAWPGFSPRAYHKLAVARPPCTDIKIKVRQNLRCPWEDTSRWHIWGYHTWLDVGRLPPLFPSRPDIPYDSNVWRWITAPRTYCMPQPPVPPPSEMDGNTYLKFIAQGALFLDKKHTERAVAQIQKELQECKRLKMMRECRAPPINSQRNILPPQDFNRYRHLTAGRGLQSLSVQLQPVRPATRDCWNWPCPSLQPHYQEAAQRLALRNSSPIYDELLQKYQELAVSGR
- the TEX52 gene encoding testis-expressed protein 52 isoform X2 produces the protein MTTWAEREFLCKERHTAWPGFSPRAYHKLAVARPPCTDIKIKVRQNLRCPWEDTSRWHIWGYHTWLDVGRLPPLFPSRPDIPYDSNVWRWITAPRTYCMPQPPVPPPSEMDGNTYLKFIAQGALFLDKKHTERAVAQIQKELQECKRLKMMRECRAPPINSQRNILPPQDFNRYRHLTAGRGLQSLSVQLQPVRPATRDCWNWPCPSLQPHYQEAAQRLALRNSSPIYDELLQKYQELAVSGR